Within Bacteroidota bacterium, the genomic segment CGTGGTATATTTTGAACCTTCTATAACTGCTTTAATTCCAAAAAGCTGACCAGGAGCAATAAATTGTATTATTTGTTCTTTGCCATTTTCCCCGTTTCTAAATTTCTTTATTTTGCCACTATTTACACAATAAAGACCATTGGGACTGGTTCCTTCATGATAAATAGTTTGGTTTCTTTTGTAGAGAGTGCAGGTTTTCTCAATACTCAAATCACGCAAATCCTCATCAGAAAGGATGTTAAAATAGGTTTTAAACCTTACATCACATTCTTTGCAGCTTGGTTTTTCAAATACTGATTTCATTTTTTCAGATTTGAATTAGTCATTAAAAATGTTAAAATGCTAAATATATCGGCTTACGGTTTCATAAAGCATTGATATGCATTCAGTTTGCCTAATGTGGGCATTTCTTGAAGTTAAAGTTAAGTAGAAAAATCATTAAAAAACATGACTTAGATCAGTTTTTGCATATCTTATACTTAATATGCTGATTTATATCATGTTTAGCTATCTCTTGAAGAGAATAGTATAAATATTCGTTTTTATGCCTTCAATAAAATAATTTTGTTGCTCATAAAAAAATATAATTATGTGTGGAGATTGCGGATGCGGCCAAGAAGATGGTATTAGAATTACAAAACCAGGAACAGAACATAGTCATTCTCATCATGAGCATGATCATCAACATAACCATGGCGATGATCACCACCATCACCATGATGAAAGTGGTCGAGAAATAAAGCTGGAGCAAAACGTTTTACAAAAAAATGATTTATTAGCAGAACGAAATCGTGGATTTTTCGAAGCTAAGAACATTTCTTGTCTCAATTTAGTCAGTTCACCTGGATCAGGAAAAACAAGCTTGCTGGAGAGAACGATTAAAGAATTTGGTGCCGAAATTGATTTTTATATCATTGAAGGTGATCAGCAAACATTAAATGATGCCAACCGTATACAACAGGCTGGTGCTCCTGTTGTTCAGGTTAATACTGGGAATGGCTGTCATCTTGATTCTGATATGATCAATAAGGCAATTAAACAATTGAACCCTAAACAGGATTCAATGCTGATTATTGAAAATGTTGGCAATTTGGTATGCCCTGCAATGTTTGATCTGGGTGAAAAGAAAAGAGTTGTGATCATCAGCGTTACAGAAGGAGAAGATAAACCTTTGAAATATCCAAACATGTTTGAGGGTTCACAATTATGTATCATCAATAAAACTGATTTAAGCCCTTATGTTGATTTTGATATAGAAAAAGCAAAGAAATATGCCTTACAAGTAAATCACAACATGGAGTTTATTGAGCTATCTGTTAAAACAGGTGATGGAATTGATAAATGGTACAAATGGTTAAAGGAAGAGGCTAATTCATAATTATTATTGGCTTTTTTTATCTATATCAGTTTTAAATATCTATTTATTTAAATTTTGTATTAATTTGCATGCTAATAATTGCTGTTAAATTATTATCAATACAGAATTAAATGAAAAATCTTCTTCCTGAGAAAACAGTTGAACGTTTAAGTCAATGCCGAAGAGTATTGTTAAATAAGCTTGACCAAGACAAAGAGTTTATTTTCTCTCATGAAATAGCCAAATTGCTACATTTGACTCCAGTACAGGTTCGTAGAGACTTCATGTTAATGGGTTATACTGGAAGCCCGAGTAAAGGTTATAATATTAAGCGCTTAATTAAGGCTATTGGTAATACTATTGATCCAGAAGATTGTCAATATGCAGCAGTAATTGGTATGGGAAATTTAGGCAATGCTATTGCCAAATATGTGGAACGAAAAAGGCAGTATCTCAAAATTGTTGCTAGTTTTGATATTGATGACAAGAAAATAAGTAATTGTGTTACAGGAGTAAAATGTCACCATTTGGATGAATTACCACAAGTTGTAAAAGAAATGGATATTTCAATTGCAATCATTACAGTTCCTGCCAATGCAGCTTATGATGTTAAAGAATTGCTGGTTGAAAATGGGATAAAGGGAATTCTTAATTTTACTCCTGCACCATTGAATGTACCTGACAATATTTATTTAGAAGAATTCGACTTCATTACTTCTCTGGAAAAAGTTGCGTATTTTGTAAAGGAAAAGTAGTGTTTCCCACCTTTTATTCACATAAGTAAACTTTATAAGTTTTTAATCAGCTAATCCCACCAAATCCTTTATTCATAGTCCATACATCGTTTTAAGCCTTTTTGACAGAATTTCTTTTCAAGTATATTGAATTAAGCATGGAATATTATTTGCATTATTCACAATGTTGTTGAAAATAATTTTGAATCACATTGAATGAGTAGTATATTTGTAAAACAATAGTAACAAAGTCATATGAAGAAATTTTACGTCTTTATCCTAATATTCCTTTTATTTGCATCTGTCGATAATGCTTTTGCTCAAAAGCTATCCTCAAAATACGATACCAGTAATGTTAAAGGTTTACCATCTACATTTGAATTAGTTTCTTATAATTGGATTTACAACAATACTGCTACCACAACAACTTATATCTGGGTAGTGAAGGCTATTGACATCCCTGCTACTTGGTCGATTGGTATTTGCGATAAAAACAATTGTTATTTTAATGCAGATAGTCAGGAATTTGAATTAACAGGAATGGATTCAGGCTCATTCGATATTCATTTTTATCCCGATAACAATGCAGGTACTGGATGCGTAGAAGTTTACGTCTATCCCAAAGGGTCTTATAATGAAGGAATTACTATTGCAGGATGCTGCAATGGAACAACTGGAATCAAACAGAATGTTTCCTTATCATTTAATATGTATCCCAGTCCAGTTAGAGATATTTTAAACATTCAATTTTCAAAGAAAGGAAGTCATTCAATTGAAATATACAATATTTTAGGAAGACGATTACTGACTAAGGATGTTCAGAATGCAGATCGGATGCGAGTTTCGTTTGAATCTCTGCAAAATGGAATGTATGTAGTCATGTACAGAAATGAAAAAGGTAAAGTAATTACTAAAACTATTTCTAAAGAATAGAGTAAAAAAAAAAAAAAAAAGGGACTTTTTTAAAGTCCCTTTTTTTTTAAACTTTTGGTTTATAAGCTGATTTCATCAATATTTTTTGTTCATCTTTCTCTTCAAATAATTCTCTGAAGTCTTTAATCTCATTTTTTGTTACATAGTTCCGAACAATTTGCCACCCCAACCATACACCAAGTTGTGCAGGTGAATCTGAAGGAATTCCATATGCATTAGTAAATGGTCCATCATCAATGTAACGAGAAATTTTAATAGCCTGCGTTTCATATAAAACCTTGCTCAGTAATATTTGATTCCAGATTTTTCCTTCATTTTTCTCACACCATTTAATTTCGTTCTTGCTATATCCAATCAATATGGAATCATTCTTTTGTGGTATCATCAATTCAAGAAAAAATAATTTCTTACCTTCATAAATCATTTTTGATAACAAATTGTTTCCACTAAATTCATCTTCAGCATACAATTTTCCAAATTCCACTTTTAAAATATCGGTGCTTAAATATGCTTTAGAAAATTTCTTAGATTTATATTTTGGGAATAAACCTTCATAATAATGGTAATCAGCTCCAAGATAATAATCTAATGAGAACATCATAATATTCTCAAAACTGGCTGCAGCAACACCAAAATTTGAAATAATACTATAAAACTCAGGAACTTCTAATTTAGGATAATAATAGAGCAAATGTTTATATGCATCTTCCAGCTCTTCTTCAATATCGTCTAAATCCTTGTATTGCTGTTGGCAATCACGATATAGTTCCTGTGTATATTTATCAAAAAAGAAAGCATGAAGACTTTTTGAGAAAAGGGAATCTTCAATTCGTCCTGCCATAGCAATCTGCTCAACAAAAACTTGAAACATGGCAGGGTATTGAATCCCAATATCAACCAGTTGATCATCGTAATGTTTTTCATCCAATTGTATTAACACTTCATCAAACCTATTAATTTCAAGCTCCAATTCTATATTATCAACATTAATTTGATAATTGGATTTAGAATTACATCCAAAAAACAAAAAGGCTATAAAAAGGAGAACAATGAATTTGTTATATCTTCGTACCC encodes:
- the hypB gene encoding hydrogenase nickel incorporation protein HypB, which produces MCGDCGCGQEDGIRITKPGTEHSHSHHEHDHQHNHGDDHHHHHDESGREIKLEQNVLQKNDLLAERNRGFFEAKNISCLNLVSSPGSGKTSLLERTIKEFGAEIDFYIIEGDQQTLNDANRIQQAGAPVVQVNTGNGCHLDSDMINKAIKQLNPKQDSMLIIENVGNLVCPAMFDLGEKKRVVIISVTEGEDKPLKYPNMFEGSQLCIINKTDLSPYVDFDIEKAKKYALQVNHNMEFIELSVKTGDGIDKWYKWLKEEANS
- a CDS encoding redox-sensing transcriptional repressor Rex — translated: MKNLLPEKTVERLSQCRRVLLNKLDQDKEFIFSHEIAKLLHLTPVQVRRDFMLMGYTGSPSKGYNIKRLIKAIGNTIDPEDCQYAAVIGMGNLGNAIAKYVERKRQYLKIVASFDIDDKKISNCVTGVKCHHLDELPQVVKEMDISIAIITVPANAAYDVKELLVENGIKGILNFTPAPLNVPDNIYLEEFDFITSLEKVAYFVKEK
- a CDS encoding T9SS type A sorting domain-containing protein, translating into MKKFYVFILIFLLFASVDNAFAQKLSSKYDTSNVKGLPSTFELVSYNWIYNNTATTTTYIWVVKAIDIPATWSIGICDKNNCYFNADSQEFELTGMDSGSFDIHFYPDNNAGTGCVEVYVYPKGSYNEGITIAGCCNGTTGIKQNVSLSFNMYPSPVRDILNIQFSKKGSHSIEIYNILGRRLLTKDVQNADRMRVSFESLQNGMYVVMYRNEKGKVITKTISKE